A single window of Eucalyptus grandis isolate ANBG69807.140 chromosome 1, ASM1654582v1, whole genome shotgun sequence DNA harbors:
- the LOC104450017 gene encoding LOW QUALITY PROTEIN: peptide methionine sulfoxide reductase A1 (The sequence of the model RefSeq protein was modified relative to this genomic sequence to represent the inferred CDS: inserted 1 base in 1 codon), producing MLPSISRAAAAVAASSSSSSSSAASSPSSSPLLLISSSLSKPSAPPSRLSPFLSLSKLPRSLPKPXLPRNSRLAASHRSPMNILNKLGFGPRTPDPSAMDSSIAQGPDDDVPAPGQQFAQFGAGCFWGVELALQRVPGVSKTEVGYSQGLLHNPTYEDVCTATTNHSEVVRVQYDPKECGFESLLDVFWARHDPTTLNRQGNDVGTQYRSGIYYYTPEQEKAARESLEQQQNLLNRKIVTEILPAKKFYRAEEYHQQYLAKGGRFGLKQSAAKGCNDPIRCYG from the exons ATGCTGCCCTCCATTTCCAGAGCGGCGGCAGCAGTagcagcatcatcatcatcatcatcatcttctgcagcttcatctccttcctcttcccctCTGCTCCtcatctcctcctctctctctaaacCCTCCGCCCCTCCCTCTCGCCTCAGccccttcctttctctctccaagcTCCCCCGCTCCCTCCCCAAGC GCCTTCCCCGGAACTCCCGCCTCGCCGCCTCCCACAGGTCCCCCATGAACATCCTCAACAAGCTCGGGTTCGGGCCCAGGACCCCCGACCCCTCGGCCATGGACTCCTCGATCGCCCAGGGCCCCGACGACGACGTCCCGGCGCCCGGCCAGCAGTTCGCCCAATTCGGGGCGGGCTGCTTCTGGGGCGTCGAATTGGCCCTCCAGAGGGTGCCGGGAGTGTCCAAGACCGAGGTCGGTTACTCCCAGGGGTTGCTGCACAATCCCACCTACGAGGACGTGTGCACCGCGACGACGAACCACTCGGAGGTCGTGCGTGTCCAGTACGACCCCAAGGAGTGCGGGTTCGAGTCTCTTCTCGACGTCTTCTGGGCTCGGCACGACCCCACCACCCTCAATCGTCAG GGGAATGATGTGGGCACCCAGTACAGGTCAGGAATCTATTACTATACACCAGAACAGGAGAAAGCAGCTAGAGAATCCTTGGAGCAGCAGCAGAATCTCCTCAACAGAAAgattgtcacagaaattctgcCCGCCAAGAAGTTCTACCGTGCAGAAGAGTACCACCAGCAGTATCTCGCTAAAGGAGGTCGTTTTGGTTTAAAACAATCTGCTGCTAAAGGTTGCAATGATCCTATCCGTTGCTATGGCTGA
- the LOC104450027 gene encoding nucleoside diphosphate kinase 1 — protein sequence MEQTFIMIKPDGVQRGLVSEIISTFEKKGFYLKGLKLISVERPFAEKHYEDLSSKPFFEGLVEYIISGPVVAMVWEGKNVVATGRKIIGATNPSASDPGTLRGSFAVEIGRNVIHGSDSVESAKKEIALWFPDGTVNWQNSLHPWIYE from the exons ATGGAGCAGACTTTCATCATGATCAAACCCGACGGTGTTCAGCGAGGCTTG GTAAGTGAGATCATCAGCACATTTGAGAAGAAGGGTTTCTATTTAAAAG GACTGAAGCTGATTAGCGTGGAGCGCCCTTTTGCTGAGAAACACTATGAGGACCTCTCCTCAAAACCCTTTTTTGAGGGCTTAGTCGAGTACATAATATCCGGTCCTGTAGTGGCTATGGTGTGGGAAGGTAAAAATGTTGTCGCAACAGGTCGGAAGATCATAGGGGCTACTAACCCATCGGCCTCGGATCCTGGTACTCTCCGTGGCAGTTTTGCAGTGGAGATCGGAAG GAATGTGATCCATGGAAGCGATTCTGTGGAGAGTGCTAAGAAGGAAATAGCTCTGTGGTTCCCCGACGGGACTGTGAACTGGCAAAACAGCCTTCATCCTTGGATCTACGAGTGA